Proteins co-encoded in one Bremerella sp. TYQ1 genomic window:
- a CDS encoding FAD-binding oxidoreductase codes for MIKSSHPESVLIVGSGIVGIACAHYLSEQGMDVTVIDRSTIAGACSHGNCGYICPSHVLPLTEPEAIRTAVKSLFQPSAPFRVKPRFSPAMWNWMWQFARRCNHRQMLTAGEALKAILDASMQEYRRLVPQQSLDCEWKETGLLYVLQTEKGMKSFAETDRFLTEHFGVSAQRIEGSELSTFDPAFNDNLAGAFHYTGDASVRPDRLNENWSTKLKARGVKFLERCELLNIEKQHGRIVQLHTSQGVLKADQFVIATGAWSTQLGKALECRIPIEPGKGYSVTMSRPDPCPKYPMLLPEHKVGVSPFDGGYRLGSMMEFSGYDESIPQRRIDQLRKSAEPYLKMPATAETQQTWYGWRPMTWDSLPIIGRTPRLKNAFLATGHNMLGLSMATSTGKLVAELMTQMPTHIDAEPYSPLRFA; via the coding sequence ATGATCAAGTCGTCGCATCCCGAAAGTGTGCTTATCGTCGGTTCCGGCATCGTCGGCATCGCGTGTGCGCATTATTTGTCCGAACAAGGGATGGATGTCACCGTCATCGATCGGTCGACCATCGCGGGTGCCTGTTCACATGGGAACTGCGGCTACATTTGCCCAAGCCACGTGCTGCCGCTGACCGAGCCGGAAGCGATTCGCACCGCGGTCAAGTCACTCTTTCAGCCAAGTGCCCCCTTCCGTGTCAAACCACGTTTTAGCCCGGCGATGTGGAACTGGATGTGGCAGTTCGCACGGCGCTGCAATCATCGACAGATGCTGACCGCTGGCGAAGCCCTCAAGGCGATCTTGGATGCGTCGATGCAAGAGTATCGCCGATTGGTCCCTCAGCAGTCGCTCGACTGCGAATGGAAAGAGACCGGGCTGCTGTACGTATTACAAACCGAAAAAGGCATGAAGTCGTTCGCCGAAACGGATCGCTTTCTGACCGAGCATTTCGGCGTGTCGGCGCAGCGGATTGAGGGTTCCGAACTTTCAACGTTCGATCCCGCATTTAACGATAACCTGGCCGGAGCATTCCATTACACCGGCGACGCATCGGTTCGCCCAGACCGATTGAACGAGAACTGGAGCACCAAGCTGAAAGCACGCGGCGTGAAGTTTCTCGAGCGATGCGAACTACTCAACATCGAGAAGCAGCATGGTCGCATCGTGCAACTGCATACATCGCAAGGCGTGCTGAAAGCGGACCAGTTTGTCATAGCGACCGGGGCTTGGAGCACGCAGCTCGGTAAAGCGCTCGAATGTCGCATTCCGATTGAGCCTGGCAAAGGGTATTCGGTGACGATGTCACGGCCTGATCCTTGCCCGAAGTATCCGATGCTTCTGCCGGAACACAAAGTAGGCGTTTCGCCCTTCGATGGTGGCTATCGCCTGGGATCGATGATGGAGTTTAGCGGCTACGACGAATCGATTCCGCAGCGTCGAATCGATCAGCTTCGCAAGTCGGCCGAACCCTATTTGAAAATGCCAGCCACTGCCGAGACGCAGCAAACATGGTATGGCTGGCGACCGATGACGTGGGACAGCTTGCCCATCATTGGGCGGACGCCACGTCTGAAGAACGCTTTCCTGGCGACGGGGCACAATATGCTGGGGCTTAGCATGGCAACTTCGACCGGAAAGTTAGTTGCTGAGCTTATGACGCAGATGCCGACTCATATCGACGCGGAACCCTATTCACCACTTCGTTTTGCTTAG
- a CDS encoding dihydrodipicolinate synthase family protein yields the protein MTDKSQVFRGCIPALMTPCSADGTPNFEALVAKGKELVGLGMSGVVYCGSMGDWPLLTDAQRQEGVKQLVDAGVPVVVGTGAQNPKLAAEHAAHAKQVGAAGLMVIPRVLSRGTSKVAQRDHFSAILTAAGDLPSVIYNSPYYGFETKADLFFDLRREFSNLVGFKEFGGSNSLTYAAEHITGTNPDLVLMVGVDTQVYHGYLRCNAKGAITGVGNALPKEILRLVDLCEKGAAGCAESRKLAWELNEALTVLSTFDEGPDLVLYYKYLMVLEGNPEYEHHFNATDKLSSSQRETLKAQWELFRNWWDSWPGSKG from the coding sequence GTGACCGATAAATCCCAAGTATTCCGCGGCTGTATTCCTGCCTTGATGACCCCTTGTTCGGCCGATGGAACGCCTAATTTCGAGGCCTTGGTGGCGAAGGGAAAAGAGCTGGTCGGCTTGGGAATGTCCGGAGTCGTTTACTGCGGTTCGATGGGGGATTGGCCGCTGCTGACCGACGCCCAGCGGCAGGAAGGGGTCAAGCAGCTCGTCGATGCTGGCGTTCCCGTCGTCGTTGGGACTGGCGCACAAAATCCGAAGCTCGCCGCGGAACATGCGGCGCACGCCAAGCAGGTTGGTGCCGCAGGGTTGATGGTCATTCCCCGGGTGCTTTCCCGCGGTACATCCAAAGTGGCCCAGCGCGATCACTTCTCGGCCATTCTGACCGCTGCTGGTGACTTGCCTTCGGTGATTTACAACAGCCCTTATTACGGATTCGAAACGAAAGCGGACTTGTTCTTCGATCTCCGTCGCGAGTTCTCGAACCTAGTCGGGTTCAAGGAGTTTGGTGGTTCGAACTCGCTGACCTACGCAGCGGAACACATCACCGGGACCAATCCTGACTTGGTGTTGATGGTCGGCGTCGACACCCAGGTCTACCATGGTTACCTTCGCTGCAACGCCAAAGGGGCTATCACCGGGGTCGGCAATGCGTTGCCAAAAGAAATTTTACGGCTGGTCGATCTGTGCGAGAAAGGGGCGGCGGGTTGTGCCGAGTCGCGCAAGCTGGCATGGGAACTGAACGAAGCGTTGACGGTGCTTTCGACGTTCGACGAAGGTCCTGACCTGGTGCTGTATTACAAGTACTTGATGGTCCTGGAAGGAAACCCAGAATACGAACATCACTTCAATGCGACCGACAAGCTAAGCTCGAGCCAGCGCGAAACGTTGAAGGCTCAGTGGGAACTGTTCCGAAATTGGTGGGACTCGTGGCCAGGCTCGAAGGGTTAA
- a CDS encoding AraC family transcriptional regulator, with protein MIPQIHEILGQLDKPFTGEELFDHLPDIVFFIKNTQGQYLVVNNTLVQRCGAHEKADLIGRTPGEVLRPPLAQSFEDQDRKVLASGQPLVGQLELHFYATRDVGWCLTSKLPLRNKNGDVVGLVGVSQDLRLPDLATDEYQHVIDAINHAEAHLDNPPSVSELAEIAEMSPYQLDRRMRRVFGLTTGQWLLKLRIDLAQRRLRTSDESISQIAMEAGYADQSAFTRQFRRATGMSPRDYRAARRSN; from the coding sequence ATGATCCCCCAGATTCATGAAATCCTAGGCCAACTCGACAAACCGTTCACCGGCGAAGAACTGTTCGACCATCTGCCGGACATTGTGTTTTTCATCAAAAACACCCAGGGGCAGTACCTCGTCGTCAACAACACGCTCGTGCAACGCTGCGGAGCCCACGAGAAAGCCGACCTGATCGGACGTACGCCTGGCGAGGTCTTAAGACCGCCACTTGCGCAAAGTTTTGAGGACCAGGACCGTAAAGTGCTCGCCTCAGGGCAGCCCCTTGTCGGGCAGTTAGAACTGCACTTCTATGCCACGCGCGACGTTGGCTGGTGTTTAACGAGCAAGCTTCCACTGCGAAACAAAAACGGAGACGTCGTTGGGCTCGTCGGCGTTTCGCAAGACTTGCGTCTGCCTGACCTGGCGACCGACGAATACCAACATGTGATCGACGCCATCAATCACGCTGAGGCCCATCTCGACAACCCACCGAGCGTGTCGGAACTGGCCGAGATCGCCGAGATGTCCCCTTATCAACTCGATCGCCGCATGCGACGCGTGTTCGGTCTGACCACCGGGCAGTGGCTATTGAAGCTGCGGATCGATTTGGCCCAACGCCGACTTCGCACATCGGACGAGTCAATCTCGCAGATTGCCATGGAAGCAGGCTACGCGGATCAAAGCGCCTTTACTCGGCAATTCCGGCGCGCAACGGGGATGTCTCCCCGCGACTACCGTGCCGCACGACGTAGCAATTAA